A single Marinitoga aeolica DNA region contains:
- the fliI gene encoding flagellar protein export ATPase FliI → MKDYNEIYENINRKLNSLDLFSLEGIVDRITGVVIESRGPDVSLGDLCSITLRDENTALCEVVGFVGNKVLLMPFEDVHGLYVGAKVKKLNRKVSIGITQNLLGRVLDGIGRPIDGKPLITDKYRSIYSPPPNPLIRNKIEEPLSVGVKAIDGLITLGKGQRIGIFAGSGVGKSTLLGMIARNTSADINVISLIGERGREVREFIERDLGEEGLKRSVVIVSTSDQPALMRTKALLSATTVAEFFRDMGYSVMLMVDSLTRWAMAQREIGLSIGEPPATRGYTPSVFAELPKILERAGNSDKGSITAIYTVLVEGDDFNEPISDTVRGIVDGHIILSRRLAESSHYPAIDVLASISRLMSSVVTSEHLDAAYTVRDIMATYNDAKDLIEVGAYKEGTNKKIDIAKKEIDNINSFLKQGTFERPTFNEIVEQLINLAKKLK, encoded by the coding sequence ATGAAAGATTATAATGAAATATATGAAAATATAAATAGAAAACTTAATTCACTGGATTTATTTTCTTTAGAGGGTATTGTGGATAGAATAACTGGAGTTGTTATTGAATCCAGGGGACCTGATGTGTCCCTTGGAGATTTGTGTTCTATTACATTAAGAGATGAAAATACAGCATTATGTGAAGTGGTTGGATTTGTTGGAAATAAAGTATTATTAATGCCATTTGAAGATGTTCATGGATTATATGTTGGAGCAAAGGTTAAAAAACTGAATAGAAAAGTTTCTATTGGAATTACTCAAAATTTGCTTGGAAGAGTATTAGATGGTATTGGAAGACCTATCGATGGAAAACCTTTAATTACAGATAAATATCGTTCTATTTATTCACCACCTCCAAATCCATTGATCAGAAATAAGATTGAAGAACCTTTATCTGTTGGTGTAAAAGCTATAGATGGTTTAATAACTCTTGGTAAAGGACAAAGAATTGGGATTTTTGCGGGAAGTGGTGTTGGAAAGAGTACATTATTGGGTATGATTGCAAGAAATACATCTGCTGACATAAATGTGATTTCATTAATCGGAGAACGTGGAAGAGAGGTAAGAGAATTTATCGAAAGAGATTTAGGGGAAGAGGGGCTCAAACGCTCTGTTGTGATAGTGTCTACATCCGATCAACCTGCTTTAATGAGAACAAAAGCTTTACTTAGTGCAACCACTGTTGCAGAATTTTTCAGAGATATGGGATACAGTGTAATGTTAATGGTTGATTCCTTAACACGCTGGGCTATGGCTCAAAGGGAAATTGGTTTATCAATTGGAGAACCTCCAGCAACAAGAGGATATACTCCAAGTGTTTTTGCTGAATTGCCAAAAATATTAGAAAGAGCAGGAAACTCCGATAAAGGTAGTATTACAGCTATTTATACCGTTTTAGTTGAAGGTGATGACTTTAATGAACCTATTTCAGATACAGTTAGAGGTATTGTGGATGGTCATATTATTCTATCCAGAAGACTGGCTGAATCATCACACTATCCTGCTATAGATGTATTGGCAAGCATTAGTAGGCTGATGTCTTCTGTAGTAACTTCAGAACATCTCGATGCTGCTTACACTGTTAGAGATATTATGGCTACTTATAATGATGCTAAAGATTTAATTGAAGTTGGAGCTTATAAAGAGGGAACTAACAAAAAAATCGATATTGCAAAAAAAGAAATTGATAATATAAATTCGTTTTTAAAACAGGGAACATTTGAAAGACCAACTTTTAATGAAATTGTTGAGCAACTAATTAATTTAGCAAAAAAACTAAAATAA
- a CDS encoding FliH/SctL family protein produces MFNRRVIKGQYIIFESSEETQELEKDVAEDIAKKIIDDAEKKAKEIIENAKEEAENIINEAHLAYAEEVEKGRKEGKEQAEYELNNLIQQYSLQLNNLLDSFNKSINLEVYNARILLFNLLKLLINKFLNVEIFSSPKWIENSLNKILEKFVNFEHIKIHVSSNIINDFPELIDKFNSVDNIEIVEDITLPDFSMSIHTDMGKIIINKDDVLKQVNDIIEEELNDERL; encoded by the coding sequence TTGTTTAATCGAAGAGTTATTAAAGGACAATATATTATTTTCGAATCGTCTGAAGAAACTCAGGAGTTAGAAAAAGATGTAGCTGAAGATATAGCAAAAAAGATTATAGATGATGCTGAAAAAAAAGCAAAAGAAATTATAGAAAATGCGAAAGAAGAAGCGGAAAATATTATCAATGAAGCTCATTTAGCCTATGCTGAAGAAGTGGAAAAAGGTAGAAAAGAAGGTAAAGAACAGGCTGAATATGAGCTTAATAATCTTATTCAACAATATTCTTTACAACTTAATAATTTACTGGATTCTTTTAATAAATCCATTAATTTGGAAGTTTATAATGCAAGAATTTTATTATTCAACTTATTAAAATTATTAATTAATAAATTTTTAAACGTTGAAATTTTTTCTTCTCCTAAATGGATAGAAAATTCACTAAATAAAATTTTAGAAAAATTTGTTAATTTTGAACATATCAAAATTCATGTTAGTTCAAATATTATAAATGATTTTCCTGAATTAATTGATAAATTTAATTCTGTAGACAATATAGAAATAGTAGAAGATATTACATTACCAGATTTTTCAATGTCTATACACACAGATATGGGAAAAATCATTATTAATAAAGATGATGTGTTAAAACAGGTAAACGATATTATAGAGGAAGAATTAAACGATGAAAGATTATAA
- the fliG gene encoding flagellar motor switch protein FliG, producing MAAPKSSDINGLRKAAILVVLVGPERASKLLKELTEEEVEMLTLEVANLGKISDEEKNNVLNEFFELMKVKEFIKEGGVDYAKKLLEEAFGPEQAIKIIENLVTNLQVKPFDFLKRIDIAQITNVLQNEHPQTVALVLCYLPPAAAAQVIAGLPEDLQVDVIKRISIMDRATPDVVKEVESRMKDRLSSFAAQPFSQVGGIETTAEIMNNIDRTVSKNIFDRLSESDPKLSEEIRKKMFVFEDILKLDDRTIQRILREVDTRDLTLSLKGASEELKNKILSNMSQRASQMIQEELEFMGPVRLKDVDEAQQRIVAIIRKLEESGEIIIAGGGGEELIV from the coding sequence ATGGCTGCACCAAAATCTTCTGATATTAATGGTTTGAGAAAAGCAGCTATCTTAGTAGTTCTTGTTGGACCTGAAAGAGCTTCAAAATTATTAAAAGAGTTAACAGAAGAAGAGGTGGAAATGTTAACTCTAGAAGTTGCTAATCTTGGGAAAATATCTGATGAAGAAAAAAATAATGTTTTAAATGAATTTTTTGAGCTAATGAAAGTAAAAGAATTCATTAAAGAAGGCGGCGTAGATTACGCTAAAAAATTGCTTGAAGAAGCATTTGGACCAGAACAGGCTATTAAAATTATTGAAAATCTTGTTACAAACTTACAGGTTAAACCTTTTGATTTCTTAAAAAGAATTGATATCGCACAAATTACCAATGTTTTACAAAATGAACATCCTCAAACCGTAGCCTTAGTATTATGTTATTTACCACCTGCTGCTGCTGCTCAAGTTATTGCTGGTTTACCTGAAGATTTACAAGTAGATGTAATCAAAAGAATTTCTATTATGGATAGGGCTACTCCGGATGTTGTTAAGGAGGTGGAGAGCCGTATGAAAGACAGGTTATCATCATTTGCTGCACAACCATTCAGTCAGGTTGGCGGTATAGAAACTACAGCTGAAATAATGAACAATATTGATAGAACTGTATCTAAAAATATTTTTGATAGATTATCCGAATCCGATCCTAAGCTTTCTGAAGAAATTAGAAAGAAAATGTTTGTATTTGAAGATATACTTAAACTGGATGACAGAACTATTCAAAGAATACTCAGAGAAGTTGATACTCGTGATTTAACCTTATCTTTAAAAGGTGCTTCTGAAGAATTAAAAAATAAAATATTATCTAATATGTCTCAAAGAGCAAGTCAGATGATACAGGAAGAACTTGAATTCATGGGACCTGTTAGATTAAAAGATGTAGACGAAGCACAACAAAGAATTGTTGCTATTATAAGAAAACTTGAAGAATCTGGTGAAATAATCATTGCCGGTGGAGGAGGAGAAGAATTAATTGTTTAA
- the fliF gene encoding flagellar basal-body MS-ring/collar protein FliF has product MNPFQMIKDYWENFNTNQKIIFSVITLTVIFLLIFLIVLNLKPNYQVLISGVDEKQGGRIISKLEELNIPYKVGPGGSIMVPEKYNKYELWMKLALNGVLGNQVQGYELLQKQSFGATSYDKQVNYQIALEGELSRSISTMKGIQYARVHIVIPSRTYYTPAEQSKPTASVLLFLEPGATIEPNQVKAIMDFVAGAVQNLDPKDVKVVDNNSRNLSAQVISEGNIADAATKFDLKRKIEEYYTEKIENKLQRVFGMGAVVVIPEVDLNWQKIEEESRKVQPVNKNTGLVVSEQKESEEKKALSGTSNVPGVNSNVPPYTTQTPDNQGTDTYKTSKTITNYDFNEIYQKVTDDKNGEIAKKSITVFIDLDKSPIPENDTTKAQIKSAISTATGATPSNINILFTKFNKEMETEYQKIIQQSERAKTITVITIISVIFIFVLILLIIGIINLNKKRKARRTLIERKKKLEEAATKAIEEIEPEVSEVTEDQKAFEKLTKTVDSSLDDVIEILKYWINQ; this is encoded by the coding sequence ATGAACCCTTTTCAAATGATTAAAGATTATTGGGAAAATTTTAATACAAATCAAAAAATTATATTTTCAGTTATAACCTTAACGGTTATATTTCTGTTAATATTCCTTATTGTTTTAAACTTAAAACCAAATTATCAGGTCTTAATTAGTGGTGTTGATGAAAAGCAGGGTGGAAGAATTATTTCAAAGTTAGAAGAATTAAATATTCCATATAAAGTTGGACCTGGTGGTTCTATAATGGTACCTGAAAAATACAATAAATACGAATTATGGATGAAACTTGCACTAAACGGTGTTCTTGGAAATCAAGTACAGGGATATGAATTGCTTCAAAAACAAAGTTTTGGAGCTACAAGTTATGATAAGCAGGTAAACTATCAAATAGCACTTGAAGGTGAATTATCTCGTTCAATTTCGACAATGAAAGGTATTCAATATGCAAGAGTACATATAGTTATACCATCAAGAACTTATTATACACCTGCAGAACAATCTAAACCAACTGCATCTGTTTTGCTCTTTTTAGAACCAGGTGCTACTATAGAACCAAATCAGGTAAAAGCAATTATGGATTTTGTCGCTGGGGCTGTTCAAAATTTGGATCCAAAAGACGTTAAAGTTGTTGATAATAACTCAAGAAATTTAAGTGCTCAGGTTATTTCAGAAGGCAACATTGCAGATGCAGCTACAAAATTTGATTTAAAAAGGAAAATTGAAGAATATTATACAGAAAAAATAGAAAATAAATTACAAAGAGTTTTTGGAATGGGTGCTGTTGTTGTTATTCCAGAAGTGGATTTAAACTGGCAAAAAATAGAAGAGGAATCAAGAAAGGTACAACCTGTTAATAAAAATACTGGTTTAGTTGTTAGCGAACAAAAAGAATCTGAAGAAAAAAAAGCACTTTCTGGCACATCAAATGTCCCTGGTGTAAATTCTAATGTTCCTCCATATACAACACAGACCCCGGATAATCAAGGAACAGATACATATAAAACTTCTAAAACAATTACAAATTACGATTTTAACGAAATATATCAAAAAGTTACCGATGATAAAAATGGAGAAATTGCAAAAAAATCTATCACAGTATTTATTGACCTTGATAAATCACCTATACCTGAAAATGATACTACAAAAGCACAAATAAAAAGTGCAATATCAACGGCTACTGGTGCTACTCCAAGTAATATAAATATTTTATTTACTAAATTTAACAAAGAAATGGAAACAGAATATCAGAAAATTATTCAGCAATCTGAAAGAGCAAAAACAATTACCGTTATTACAATAATTTCCGTTATTTTCATATTTGTTTTGATTTTATTGATAATTGGTATTATAAATCTTAATAAGAAAAGAAAAGCACGAAGAACGCTTATTGAAAGGAAAAAGAAACTTGAAGAAGCTGCAACAAAAGCTATTGAAGAAATTGAACCTGAAGTTTCAGAAGTTACTGAAGATCAAAAAGCCTTTGAAAAGCTTACTAAAACTGTTGATTCAAGTTTAGATGATGTAATTGAAATACTTAAATATTGGATTAATCAATAA
- a CDS encoding lytic transglycosylase domain-containing protein, with product MKSSDLLKFVWAQDRTLIGGQMYVESNYYTHAISSSHAIGLLQLKPIVAQDFGIDNLFNPIDNITGASAYHSFLYKLLQSEKSEIAAYYQGPNSVLKNGINSSGLYYYKKVKKAQKYYKNTKIYSPILIGIQGSVSQNFFELNSYSGLAYKNLEFYSTQNISFTKSDNTTKFNNINLNFGLLYFPKSNFSIGTSYGKNLDFYLRLGYPWTQNILSLDNFKYLDSFYLNVEKKNGLWLKLYINKNLQITTGFSIYDIKFGIIFNSEYRIGVYMSL from the coding sequence ATGAAATCTTCTGATCTATTAAAATTTGTTTGGGCACAGGATAGAACGCTTATTGGTGGTCAAATGTATGTGGAATCAAATTATTATACCCACGCTATATCTTCCAGTCATGCAATTGGTCTTCTCCAATTAAAGCCTATTGTAGCTCAGGATTTTGGTATAGACAATTTATTTAATCCTATTGATAATATAACAGGAGCTTCTGCATATCATAGTTTTTTATATAAATTGCTACAATCAGAAAAGAGTGAAATTGCTGCATATTATCAAGGACCAAATTCAGTTCTTAAAAATGGCATTAACTCTTCGGGATTATATTATTATAAAAAGGTGAAAAAGGCTCAAAAATACTACAAAAATACTAAAATTTATTCCCCTATTTTAATTGGAATTCAAGGTTCTGTTTCACAAAACTTTTTTGAATTAAACAGTTATTCTGGTCTTGCATATAAAAATTTAGAATTTTATTCCACACAAAACATTTCATTTACAAAATCTGATAACACTACAAAATTCAATAATATAAATTTAAACTTCGGTTTACTTTATTTTCCAAAATCAAATTTTTCTATTGGAACATCATATGGAAAAAATCTTGATTTCTATTTGAGACTTGGTTATCCATGGACTCAAAACATCTTATCTCTTGATAATTTTAAATATCTGGATTCATTTTATTTAAATGTAGAAAAGAAAAATGGATTATGGTTAAAATTATATATTAACAAAAATTTACAGATTACTACTGGTTTTTCCATTTATGACATAAAATTTGGAATAATATTCAATTCTGAATATAGAATTGGAGTATATATGAGTCTTTAG
- a CDS encoding purine-nucleoside phosphorylase — translation MNFDINEYVKNVKEAAKYIKTKIENKPEIAIVLGSGLHGIADKLENPLKISYSDIPNFPVSTAPGHKGELMFGTISGKDVMLMNGRFHYYEGYTMKEVTFPIRVMQELGVKILIVTNAAGGMNPNFEVGNPCIITDQINFMGDNPLIGPNAEEWGPRFPDMSEAYNKELTEKAISTAKKLGIPVYTGVYLGITGPTFETPAELKMMRNFGADLVGMSTVPEVIVANHGGIKVLGFSAVTDKAVPEELKPVTAEEVIEIANRTGEKIAEIILALLGEL, via the coding sequence ATGAACTTCGATATTAATGAATATGTAAAAAACGTTAAAGAAGCTGCTAAATATATAAAAACAAAAATTGAAAACAAACCTGAAATTGCTATTGTTCTTGGCTCCGGATTACATGGAATTGCTGATAAATTAGAAAATCCATTAAAAATTTCTTATTCAGATATACCAAACTTTCCTGTCTCAACTGCTCCAGGGCACAAAGGAGAATTAATGTTTGGAACTATTTCTGGTAAAGATGTTATGTTAATGAATGGAAGATTCCACTATTATGAAGGCTATACAATGAAAGAAGTAACCTTTCCTATAAGAGTTATGCAGGAATTAGGTGTAAAAATATTAATAGTAACAAATGCAGCTGGTGGTATGAATCCAAATTTTGAAGTAGGAAATCCATGTATAATTACAGATCAAATTAATTTTATGGGAGATAACCCATTAATTGGGCCAAATGCTGAAGAATGGGGTCCAAGATTTCCAGATATGAGTGAAGCTTATAATAAAGAATTAACAGAAAAAGCTATATCAACTGCAAAAAAATTAGGAATTCCTGTTTACACTGGCGTTTATTTGGGAATTACAGGACCTACCTTCGAAACACCTGCAGAATTAAAAATGATGAGGAATTTCGGAGCAGATTTAGTTGGAATGTCTACAGTTCCAGAAGTTATAGTTGCAAACCATGGCGGAATAAAAGTATTGGGTTTCTCTGCAGTTACAGATAAAGCTGTTCCTGAAGAATTAAAACCAGTAACTGCTGAAGAAGTTATAGAAATTGCAAATAGAACTGGTGAAAAAATCGCTGAAATTATTTTGGCATTATTAGGTGAACTCTAA
- the hpt gene encoding hypoxanthine phosphoribosyltransferase: MEIDPKKLKVLLTEEEILEKAKEIGKQITEYYKNIDDEIIAVCALKGSVHFFSDLVKHIDHDMKYYFVRVSSYHGGTSSTGKITVNSWTNEPLEGKHILIVEDIVDTGNTIRFLINEIKKQNPASIKLTSLLIKNAHDHGIDVDFPGFEIDNYFVIGYGLDYDEKYRNLPFIGYVE, translated from the coding sequence ATGGAAATAGATCCAAAAAAACTAAAGGTTTTATTAACAGAAGAAGAAATTTTGGAAAAAGCAAAAGAGATAGGAAAACAAATAACAGAGTATTATAAAAATATTGATGATGAAATTATTGCTGTTTGCGCATTAAAGGGTTCTGTTCATTTCTTTTCTGATCTGGTAAAACATATTGATCACGATATGAAATATTATTTTGTAAGAGTTTCAAGTTATCATGGTGGAACATCTTCAACAGGAAAAATAACAGTTAACAGTTGGACAAATGAACCATTAGAAGGAAAACATATTCTCATTGTTGAAGACATTGTTGATACTGGAAATACTATTAGATTCTTAATAAATGAAATAAAAAAACAAAACCCTGCTTCAATTAAACTAACTTCTCTTCTTATAAAAAATGCTCATGATCATGGAATAGATGTGGACTTTCCTGGATTTGAAATTGACAATTATTTTGTTATTGGTTATGGCCTTGACTATGATGAAAAATATAGAAATTTACCATTTATTGGATATGTAGAATAA
- a CDS encoding biotin--[acetyl-CoA-carboxylase] ligase, with amino-acid sequence MIGDKLIYFDTINSTNIFLKEHWKELPSETVVWASKQTGGYGRMKREWISPRGGLWFSVLFKPKNRPMNPWHYVRLYTMAIKNVLSKKFKLETVIKWPNDLLVDNKKICGILGEGIYTGKTVAAIIVGIGLNVNNKIPDELKDIATSYIEEKNKKINLEKLLKQINSTAYYKYYIKYFKNNTISVFTKQWINNLNIRNGDFIKIISQNGEKHGKIVSIHGDYLEVLLENGLIENIYAGEVSLRKESV; translated from the coding sequence ATAATAGGAGACAAATTAATATATTTCGATACAATAAATTCTACCAATATTTTTTTAAAAGAACACTGGAAAGAACTTCCTTCAGAAACAGTCGTTTGGGCTTCAAAACAAACTGGTGGATATGGAAGAATGAAAAGGGAATGGATATCGCCAAGAGGCGGGTTATGGTTTTCTGTTTTATTCAAACCAAAAAACAGACCTATGAATCCCTGGCATTATGTAAGACTTTATACTATGGCTATTAAAAATGTTCTTTCAAAAAAATTTAAATTAGAAACTGTTATCAAATGGCCAAATGATTTATTAGTTGATAATAAAAAAATTTGTGGTATTCTTGGTGAAGGCATTTATACTGGTAAAACTGTTGCTGCAATTATTGTTGGTATTGGTTTAAATGTTAATAATAAAATTCCTGATGAACTAAAAGATATTGCTACCAGCTATATAGAAGAAAAAAATAAAAAGATAAATCTTGAAAAGTTATTAAAGCAAATTAATTCAACTGCTTATTATAAATATTATATAAAATATTTTAAAAATAATACGATTTCAGTTTTCACAAAACAATGGATAAATAATCTTAACATTCGAAACGGAGATTTTATAAAAATAATATCGCAAAATGGAGAAAAACATGGTAAAATTGTTTCAATACACGGAGACTATTTAGAAGTATTACTTGAAAACGGCTTAATAGAAAATATTTATGCTGGCGAGGTTTCATTGAGAAAGGAGAGTGTTTAA
- the panB gene encoding 3-methyl-2-oxobutanoate hydroxymethyltransferase, with protein sequence MSIKKILKMKKKEKIAMITAYDYISAKIAEAAGIDIILVGDSASNVMIGNKDTIKIGMDEMLIFINAVKNGAPNTFVVGDMPFLSYQVSESEAIKNAGLILKAGADAVKLEGGKNVAPLIKKMVDYGIPVMGHIGFTPQSYKQIGISSKGKNKTEEDFLLESAKSIEEAGVFSIVLEMITEPVAKKITDSISVPTIGIGAGRFCDGQVLVWHDFLGLNKDFEPKFLKKYLNGFELFKEAIENYSNDVKSGNFPAVENVFKPIEGSDEK encoded by the coding sequence ATGAGTATAAAAAAAATACTAAAAATGAAGAAAAAAGAAAAAATAGCGATGATAACTGCTTATGATTACATTAGTGCAAAAATAGCTGAAGCTGCAGGAATTGATATAATACTTGTAGGTGATTCAGCATCCAATGTAATGATTGGTAACAAAGATACTATAAAAATTGGAATGGATGAAATGTTAATTTTTATCAACGCCGTAAAAAATGGTGCTCCTAATACATTTGTTGTTGGAGATATGCCATTTTTAAGTTATCAGGTTTCAGAATCTGAAGCTATTAAAAATGCTGGTCTCATTTTAAAAGCTGGTGCTGATGCTGTTAAATTAGAAGGTGGAAAAAATGTTGCTCCTTTAATAAAAAAAATGGTTGACTATGGAATTCCTGTAATGGGTCATATAGGCTTTACACCTCAATCATATAAACAAATTGGTATTTCTTCAAAAGGAAAAAATAAAACAGAAGAAGATTTTCTGCTTGAAAGTGCAAAATCTATTGAGGAAGCTGGAGTTTTTTCTATAGTCTTAGAGATGATAACAGAACCTGTTGCAAAAAAGATTACAGATTCTATTTCTGTTCCAACCATTGGAATTGGTGCTGGAAGATTTTGTGATGGCCAGGTTTTAGTATGGCATGACTTTTTGGGTTTAAATAAAGATTTTGAACCTAAATTTTTAAAAAAATACTTAAATGGTTTTGAATTATTTAAGGAAGCTATTGAAAATTATTCTAATGATGTAAAAAGTGGAAATTTTCCTGCTGTTGAAAATGTATTTAAACCAATAGAAGGTAGTGATGAAAAATAA
- a CDS encoding DUF2520 domain-containing protein has product MNINIIGPGKVGKSLYNCFLEKNIEVILIDKNFDYENNILTGIILITTNDENIENVWNKLKRYDLSQINAIGHCSGYLNSSFFDQIPHFSMHPNFPFSSVTNCENIKNIVWGIEGNEKGIEIAKKLVTILEGKYVIIPQNKKKLYHLAAVISSNFSYALIKMAKDIYREMNISDIEHLINLSIKSLENIKEKGLKNALTGPVARNDLKTINEEKNEFKKFFGNEEIYDFFIDTLYKIKEE; this is encoded by the coding sequence ATGAATATAAATATTATAGGGCCAGGAAAAGTTGGAAAAAGCCTTTATAATTGTTTTTTAGAAAAAAATATAGAGGTTATTCTAATTGATAAAAATTTTGATTATGAAAATAATATACTTACTGGAATTATTCTGATAACCACAAATGATGAAAACATAGAAAATGTCTGGAATAAATTAAAAAGATATGATTTATCCCAAATAAATGCAATTGGACATTGTAGTGGTTATCTGAATTCATCTTTTTTCGATCAAATTCCTCATTTTTCAATGCATCCAAATTTCCCTTTTTCTTCTGTTACTAATTGCGAAAATATTAAAAATATTGTTTGGGGAATTGAAGGAAATGAAAAAGGTATAGAAATCGCTAAAAAATTAGTTACTATTTTAGAAGGTAAATATGTTATAATACCACAAAACAAAAAGAAATTATATCATTTAGCTGCTGTTATATCTTCTAATTTTTCTTACGCATTAATAAAAATGGCTAAAGATATTTATAGAGAAATGAACATAAGTGATATAGAACATTTGATAAATCTCAGTATTAAATCTTTAGAAAATATAAAAGAAAAAGGTTTAAAAAATGCTTTAACCGGTCCTGTTGCAAGAAATGATTTAAAAACTATTAATGAAGAAAAAAATGAATTTAAAAAATTTTTTGGTAATGAAGAGATTTATGACTTTTTTATAGATACCCTCTATAAAATAAAGGAGGAATAG
- a CDS encoding substrate-binding periplasmic protein, with product MKKLFIFTILIFGIITFGFLKVGIALTTPYAYFEETQKGYLLKGIDINLVKMISKDLNEDIEIYIMDFSELLNRGIKKYDMIIGGIHITEERKKYIKFSIPYLTTGLVVLKLKGNNNELKTYGVKNGATGNKKVLEWIKSGKKINYIVYDTNDECLNAVLNGKVDGAFFDLVNAIYLMKKYPVEIYGEPLTKNDVGIGVKDENLLKKINLLILKYREENLIDY from the coding sequence ATGAAAAAACTATTTATTTTTACTATTTTAATTTTTGGAATAATTACGTTTGGTTTTTTAAAGGTTGGAATTGCATTAACAACTCCTTATGCATATTTTGAAGAAACACAAAAGGGATATTTATTAAAAGGGATAGATATAAATTTAGTAAAAATGATTTCGAAAGATTTAAATGAAGATATTGAAATCTATATAATGGATTTTTCTGAATTATTAAATCGAGGTATTAAAAAATATGATATGATAATAGGTGGAATACATATAACAGAAGAAAGAAAAAAGTATATAAAATTTTCCATTCCATATTTAACAACGGGATTAGTTGTTTTAAAGTTAAAAGGTAATAATAATGAGTTGAAAACTTATGGCGTAAAAAATGGTGCTACGGGTAATAAAAAAGTTTTAGAATGGATAAAAAGTGGAAAAAAAATAAATTATATTGTATATGATACAAATGATGAATGTCTTAATGCTGTTTTAAATGGTAAAGTAGATGGAGCGTTTTTTGATCTTGTAAATGCAATATATTTAATGAAAAAATATCCAGTTGAAATATATGGAGAACCTTTAACTAAAAATGATGTTGGAATTGGTGTAAAAGATGAGAATTTATTAAAAAAAATCAACCTTTTAATTTTAAAATATAGAGAAGAAAATCTGATAGATTATTGA